In Thunnus thynnus chromosome 20, fThuThy2.1, whole genome shotgun sequence, a single window of DNA contains:
- the kcnj16a gene encoding inward rectifier potassium channel 16 gives MHKQYKSVSPTDDITAVTTENGHQPRRHRYVRKEGTCDVVFRHVPEEWLLFVNDIFTTLVEIRWRVMLLIFALSYILSWLFFGILFWVIALAHGDIKDHTTDPCVYEVRSFTAAFLFSLETQTTIGYGFRGMSENCMIAIIIVTIQDVMSCVIDTFVIGIAVAKMASARKRAQTVGFSNCAVINLRDDYLCLSWRVGDFRRHHLVEGTARAQIVRSTAHATGKMDVTYEDLTIQQRDIILVTPTTICHRIEPGSPLYKMSLVDLRKADFELVVSFTYTDDSTGILHQTRTSYTPTEILWGQLFQEMIRVSRRHYRVDYILFNQTAKVLVPEVSAEEYEHKKQLRPSPRHSPRHSPHGTPRLSPRSHRQNHENLLKPPKVTVELVNDSQPEPTVSTSQEDKHQDTLTLPNDLTSTEM, from the coding sequence ATGCATAAACAATATAAATCTGTGAGCCCCAccgatgacatcacagctgtgACGACTGAGAATGGACATCAACCAAGGAGACACCGATACGTGCGTAAAGAGGGCACCTGTGACGTCGTGTTCCGCCATGTTCCCGAGGAGTGGCTGCTCTTTGTGAATGACATATTCACCACCTTGGTGGAGATCAGATGGAGGGTGATGCTTCTGATCTTTGCCCTGTCTTACATCCTGTCCTGGCTCTTCTTCGGCATCCTCTTCTGGGTCATCGCTCTCGCTCACGGTGACATCAAAGACCACACAACTGACCCCTGCGTGTACGAGGTGCGCAGCTTTACAGCCGCTTTCCTCTTCTCACTTGAAACTCAAACCACCATCGGTTACGGTTTCAGGGGAATGTCCGAGAACTGCATGATTGCCATCATCATCGTCACTATCCAAGATGTCATGAGCTGCGTCATCGACACCTTTGTGATCGGAATTGCTGTCGCCAAGATGGCATCTGCTAGAAAGAGGGCGCAGACAGTGGGCTTCAGCAACTGTGCTGTCATCAACCTTCGCGATGATTACCTGTGTCTTTCCTGGAGAGTCGGTGACTTCCGCAGACACCACCTGGTGGAGGGAACAGCTCGCGCTCAGATAGTCCGTTCAACCGCGCACGCCACAGGAAAAATGGACGTGACCTATGAAGACCTGACCATCCAGCAGAGGGACATCATCCTGGTCACACCTACCACCATCTGCCACAGGATCGAGCCCGGCAGCCCTCTGTACAAGATGAGTTTGGTAGATCTGCGGAAAGCAGACTTTGAGCTGGTGGTTTCGTTCACGTACACAGATGATAGCACAGGTATACTGCATCAGACCCGCACCTCATACACTCCGACTGAAATCCTCTGGGGTCAGCTGTTCCAGGAGATGATCAGGGTCAGCAGGAGGCACTACAGGGTGGATTACATCCTGTTCAATCAAACTGCGAAGGTGCTGGTGCCCGAGGTGAGCGCTGAGGAGTACGAACACAAGAAGCAGCTGCGGCCCTCCCCTCGACATTCCCCACGACATTCGCCCCACGGCACTCCACGGCTCTCTCCGAGGTCACATCGGCAAAATCATGAAAATCTTCTGAAACCTCCAAAGGTAACGGTGGAACTGGTGAACGACAGCCAACCTGAACCAACCGTTTCAACATCTCAAGAAGACAAACATCAAGACACTTTGACTCTGCCAAATGACCTCACGagtacagaaatgtaa
- the kcnj2a gene encoding inward rectifier potassium channel 2a: MGSVRASRYSIVSSEEDGMKLATMAVPNGYGNGKSKVHTRHQPQSRFVKKDGHCNVQFINVSEKGQRYLADIFTTCVDIRWRWMFIIFCLAFLLSWLFFGCVFWLVAIFHGDLENDAQKCVSNVSSFTAAFLFSIETQTTIGYGYRYVTDECPVAVFMVVFQSIVGCIIDAFIIGAVMAKMAKPKKRNETLVFSHNATVAMRDNKLCLMWRVGNLRKSHLVEAHVRAQLLKSRTTAEGEYIPLDQMDIDVGFDSGVDRIFLVSPITIVHEIDEDSPFYDMSKQDLENSEFEIVVILEGMVEATAMTTQCRSSYVASEILWGHRFEPVLFEEKNYYKVDYSRFHKTYEVPSTPLCSARDLAEKKYILSNSNSFCYENEMALENKEDTDEGNGGSVGPDGTQTDNISETEHSQATVPLEPRPLRRESEI; encoded by the coding sequence ATGGGAAGTGTGCGAGCCAGCCGCTACAGCATTGTGTCATCAGAGGAGGACGGCATGAAGCTTGCCACTATGGCAGTACCCAACGGCTACGGGAACGGCAAGAGCAAAGTGCACACAAGGCACCAGCCGCAGAGCCGATTTGTAAAGAAAGACGGTCACTGCAACGTTCAGTTCATCAACGTGAGCGAGAAAGGGCAGCGCTACTTGGCTGACATCTTCACTACGTGCGTGGACATCCGCTGGAGGTGGATGTTCATCATCTTCTGCCTCGCCTTTCTCCTGTCGTGGCTCTTCTTCGGCTGCGTCTTCTGGCTGGTGGCCATCTTCCACGGGGACTTGGAGAATGACGCCCAGAAGTGCGTCTCCAACGTGAGCAGCTTCACCGCTGCCTTTCTGTTCTCCATTGAGACTCAAACTACTATTGGCTACGGCTACAGATACGTAACTGACGAGTGCCCTGTTGCTGTCTTCATGGTGGTTTTCCAAAGCATCGTGGGCTGCATTATTGATGCCTTCATCATCGGAGCTGTCATGGCAAAGATGGCAAAGCCCAAGAAGAGGAATGAAACTTTGGTTTTCAGCCATAACGCCACTGTGGCCATGAGGGACAACAAGCTCTGCTTGATGTGGCGTGTGGGCAACTTAAGGAAAAGCCACCTGGTTGAGGCGCATGTGCGAGCGCAACTCCTGAAATCCCGAACGACAGCGGAGGGGGAGTACATCCCCCTTGATCAGATGGACATAGATGTTGGCTTCGACAGTGGAGTCGACCGTATCTTCCTGGTCTCCCCCATCACCATCGTCCATGAGATCGACGAGGACAGCCCCTTCTACGACATGAGCAAACAGGACCTGGAGAACTCCGAGTTTGAAATCGTGGTCATCCTGGAGGGCATGGTGGAGGCCACCGCCATGACCACGCAGTGCCGCAGCTCCTACGTGGCCAGCGAGATCCTCTGGGGCCATCGGTTCGAACCCGTGCTCTTCGAGGAGAAGAACTACTACAAGGTGGACTACTCCCGCTTCCATAAGACATACGAGGTGCCGAGCACCCCGCTGTGCAGCGCAAGAGACCTCGCAGAGAAAAAATACATCCTCTCAAACTCCAACTCCTTCTGCTACGAAAACGAGATGGCGCTGGAGAACAAAGAGGACACGGACGAGGGGAACGGGGGCAGCGTTGGGCCCGACGGCACCCAGACAGACAACATCTCAGAGACTGAACACAGCCAAGCCACGGTGCCGCTGGAGCCCCGGCCTCTGAGACGAGAATCAGAAATATGA